Genomic window (Streptomyces sp. NBC_01431):
GGCGACAGGAACCCGAACCACCGTCCCGCAGAAAGGCCATGACGACCACTCAGGCCCCCTCGCAGGCACGCCATGCCTCGCATCCACCACGGCCGCACAGACCCACCACAGCCGCGCGGACACCCCCTGGCCGCGCAATCCAACACCACACAACCCGATCCCCGCCGCACCCGCAGACCAAGCCCCCACCCTCCCTTTTTTGATCATTGGGCGCAGGGTCAGAACTCACGAAACTGAGACAGCATCACCCCAGCTGCGATAAACGCCCAGGACAGCGATCCCACACCGATCTCTCACGTGCATGACAGTGCCCCCACACCCCGAAACAGCCCCCGACCAGCATCAACACACCAAAACCCACTGTCTCTCACACCACTGTCCCGAAACCGAGAGATCGCAGTCCTCGCCTTTCCCTGAGAGAAGGAAACCACTGATGGAATTCGCCACACCGGGTATGCGGCTGGCGTCCGTGGTACTGAACGTCTTCGATCTCGAGCAGTCGACCGGCTTCTACCAGGACGTTCTCGGTCTCCGGGTCAGGCTCACCACGTCCACCGCCGCGCTGCTGGTCGGTCTGGACGGCTCGCAGCTGTACCTGCGTTCACTGAGCCCGAGGGCCGACCACACCACGTCGGGCATCGGCCTGCATGCCGCGATCTGGACGGCTCCCAGCGCGAAGGAGCTGCTGCGCTGTGAGCAGGTCCTCAAGGCGCGGGGTGCGCATGTCGCCACCGAGACGGTCGAGGGGTTTGTCCGGGTCGAGGGCAGCGACCCCAACGGCGTGCCGGTGGTGGTCACCCACCCCGGCCCTGACGAGGCCGAGATCTCGGAAATCATCAGCCGCGTCTACAGCTGGTAGCGGCGCTTGCAGGCCCCGGCCACGGCGGGCGGGGCGCGGCCCGGGCGACCGCGGGGTTCGGTGGTCAGCTCGGCCGCCGTCGGCGCCGCGGGGGCTGCCCTTGGCGACGGTCAGCGGAACGCCGTGGTGCCGGATCCCGAGTTCCCTCCCCCAGCAGGGTGTACACCGCCGACGCGGGCTTCACGGAGAACTTGGCAGCCGCGCGCGCGTACTTGGCTGAGGCGGGCACGCTGGCCGTGCCCCGCCACGCCACCGCGCTCGACAAGCCGGTCGGGCAGTGGCTCACCAACTGCCGGCGCCCCGACGGACTCGGCAAGGACCCCAAGCGCGCCAAGGTCCGCGCCGAGCAACTCGCCGCGGTCGACCCGGAATGGAACCCCGCCCAGCTCGGGTGGACAGTCGATTGGCAGCGCCACCACGTCGGCCTCCAGGCCCTGCTGAACGCGGGGGCGCACGTGGCAGAGATCGTGCCCGGGGTGACCTGGCGCGGCGACGACATTGGACGCTGGCTCACCCGCCAACGGCGCGACTGGCACCGCCTCAACGCCGAGCAGCAGACCCGACTCGGCGCGCTCGGCATCGAGGCGGCCCCCGCCCCGACCCTCAAAACGACATCGACGTCGAACGGCTCGAAGAGCGGAACCGCGGCGG
Coding sequences:
- a CDS encoding VOC family protein, which translates into the protein MEFATPGMRLASVVLNVFDLEQSTGFYQDVLGLRVRLTTSTAALLVGLDGSQLYLRSLSPRADHTTSGIGLHAAIWTAPSAKELLRCEQVLKARGAHVATETVEGFVRVEGSDPNGVPVVVTHPGPDEAEISEIISRVYSW
- a CDS encoding helicase associated domain-containing protein — translated: MYTADAGFTENLAAARAYLAEAGTLAVPRHATALDKPVGQWLTNCRRPDGLGKDPKRAKVRAEQLAAVDPEWNPAQLGWTVDWQRHHVGLQALLNAGAHVAEIVPGVTWRGDDIGRWLTRQRRDWHRLNAEQQTRLGALGIEAAPAPTLKTTSTSNGSKSGTAAAGAARGAAGFRRGLAALAQYIDREQRTVIPRQHTEPVVIDGQDHNVRLGVWISNQKSRRDKLNSEQLAQLADRGIDWA